The Thermincola ferriacetica region GAAGTAATTTACAACCTGATAGATAACGCCATCAGGCATACTCCGGAAGGCGGGCTAATATCTATCGCCGGCGCCGCCGAGGGAAATGACCGGGTTAGAATAACTTTCTCCAATACAGGGCAGGGAATTCCCGCCGAACACCTGCCATATCTTTTTGAGCGTTTTTACCGAGTAGATAAGGCCCGCAGCCGGGCCGAAGGCGGCACGGGCCTTGGTCTGGCCATAGTTAAAAGAATTGTAGAACAGCACAATGGGAAAATACGGGCGGAAAGCAAAGAAGGCAAAGGGGCTACTTTCATCATTACCCTGCCCCGAACCTAACGCCCTCCAATAAAATAAGGCCTAATGAATTAAACCCTGTCAGGCCGTTGCAAAGAAATTTCAGTAAATCAGGGGAGGTTAAATGTATTCAGAACCTCCCCCGTATGCTACAACTATTTTAATCCGCTGGGCCTGATGAATTAAGCCCTGTTTTTATCTCATCCCGTACATACCCATTCCACTGCGCATACCCATTCCCATACCGGGCACATTAATTTCCATGTATCCAGGGCCCATTTTGTAATCCATCCAGTAATGACCTTCTTCCGCCGGCCCCAACGTGTTCCATGTGCCTGTGCCACCCATATACATGTGGTTAGACGGGGTAATTATGCCTAAAAGAAAGGTACCGATGAGAATCCCCAAAAATGCATATAAGGCTATCTTAAACCACTGATTCATTTTTTTCACCCTTCCTCTTATTGTTTATTTCTGTGCCGCACGCAGGGCAGCATTTCCAACCTGGCTGAAGGCTATTGCCACACTGGTTGCAAGTGCTGCTCAGGACAGCCCTGCAATTTGGGCAAAACTTATACTCAGGAGCCACTTTGGACCCACATTCCGGGCAGGCTGCTGTTCCGGCAGCCGATGGTACCAGGTTTCCTAAAAACTGCAGGTTAATGTTCTTCTCTTCCACAAAATATTTTTTTGCAAACATAACTATACCGGCGATTAAGCTGATAACAAAGACAAGCCATAGCAGCTTTACTGCCAGTGTAAACAGGGATGCCAATAAACCGTTCAGCTCAAGGCCTGTGCCCCGGCCATACATGCCGTAGCCCATTCCAGAACCGCTGCCAGTCAGTAAATTAAAGATTAACAGTACTCCCAGCAATACCAAACTCAAAACGCCTATGTTTTTTAATGTTTCCTGACTGTTATTTTGTGACATATTTTTTCACTCCTTTGTTGTTTGTTATTGTGGAGGAATCCCACCAATCGGCTCTAATTTGACCTGCACATCACCTCTTTGTTTTCCGGTTCGCTTTTATTGTACAAATTATTTATGAAGATATTATGAAGTTTTTCAAGAACAAATAAATGGCTGTCGGGACATATGACCCGGCAGCCATTTTGCATTATTTGTGCAGCTATTACATTATTTATGCTGTTTGCGGTTCGGTTGAAGGCTGTGGAACAACTTTAGATTGGCCACACTTGGGGCAGCAGGTCCATTCGTTTTTCAGGACGGTACCGCATTTAGTGCAGGCTGTATTGGATCCCCCGGCAAATAAAGCACCGTTCAGCACATATTTTTTGATCAGCACTGCAGCGCCAACTACCAAGCCTACCAGCAGTAATATCACAAATACGTCCACAGCCAGAGTTAGCAAAGTACTTAACAAGGAATTCAAATCCAGATTGCCTAGACCCAGCAATCCACTGGAATGTGTGGCTGCGTCGTGCATTTGCGCTGCAGCATTGGGGTCTATCATTCCAGGCATTCCGGCGTGGTTGACCATGCCGTCAACAGGAGCAGGAGTTGCCATTCCCGGCATGTTACT contains the following coding sequences:
- a CDS encoding zinc ribbon domain-containing protein; translation: MSQNNSQETLKNIGVLSLVLLGVLLIFNLLTGSGSGMGYGMYGRGTGLELNGLLASLFTLAVKLLWLVFVISLIAGIVMFAKKYFVEEKNINLQFLGNLVPSAAGTAACPECGSKVAPEYKFCPNCRAVLSSTCNQCGNSLQPGWKCCPACGTEINNKRKGEKNESVV